Proteins from one Vulgatibacter sp. genomic window:
- a CDS encoding MBL fold metallo-hydrolase: MAKLVLDPHVGFSILATTGSERERHEELGCGLQGPGSRPVRRALAELKQRIAALGRDAAIEQAEELLRWLDDRPAYRGLCEDRHVAGRRVLKESVLYPDPAGQIPATLHVRRGLEALEIDLPLHAWAPLADTLAAIAAGESAAKIRRGVRLPELQELFGELEAAGLLVEGEPLPPPPRQPGVLFVGHNTALVSSATTRILLDPWLRPWHGQDPADYRMLLPHQLLPVDAVLLTHSHGDHFHLGSLLHLPRSTPIVVPWLARENVLSTDLAFRLGQLGFTRVLTPRWWESLRFGDVEVQVLPFLGEQATATALVYPEVRNAGNTYAIRTPELSAAFLADTGHDPLGHMTDVAAEARERFGPVDLLFGGMRAFRIHPVLYPFTTLDAFLLNVPLELAGVQQQLMNDAGELLDTAARFGARFVVPYADGGAPWYWREGMGPAYRGYPAYEGFREAPENAIEDEQSDPFPERLAEVAAQRPAGGPEALVLRPGDDLRLEGGRPHIRRHPGHAWPWSEDPRG; this comes from the coding sequence CGCCACCACCGGCTCCGAGCGCGAGCGCCACGAGGAGCTGGGCTGCGGGCTGCAGGGCCCCGGCTCCCGTCCCGTGCGCCGCGCCCTCGCCGAGCTGAAGCAGCGGATCGCCGCCCTCGGCCGCGACGCGGCGATCGAGCAGGCCGAGGAGCTGCTGCGCTGGCTCGACGATCGCCCCGCCTACCGCGGCCTCTGCGAGGACCGCCACGTGGCGGGACGCCGGGTGCTGAAAGAGTCGGTGCTCTACCCCGATCCCGCCGGGCAGATCCCCGCCACCCTCCACGTGCGCCGGGGCCTCGAAGCCCTCGAGATCGATCTGCCCCTGCACGCCTGGGCGCCCCTCGCCGACACCCTCGCCGCCATCGCCGCCGGCGAGAGCGCCGCGAAGATCCGCCGCGGCGTGCGCCTCCCCGAGCTGCAGGAGCTCTTCGGCGAGCTCGAGGCGGCGGGCCTCCTCGTCGAGGGCGAGCCGCTGCCTCCGCCGCCCCGGCAGCCGGGCGTACTCTTCGTCGGCCACAACACCGCCCTCGTCTCCTCCGCCACCACCCGGATCCTCCTCGATCCCTGGCTGCGCCCCTGGCACGGGCAGGATCCCGCCGACTACCGGATGCTCCTGCCCCACCAGCTCCTGCCGGTGGACGCGGTGCTCCTCACCCACTCCCACGGCGACCACTTCCACCTCGGCTCGCTGCTGCACCTGCCGCGGAGCACGCCGATCGTCGTCCCCTGGCTCGCCCGGGAGAACGTGCTCTCCACCGACCTCGCCTTCCGCCTCGGGCAGCTCGGCTTCACCCGCGTGCTCACCCCGCGCTGGTGGGAGAGCCTGCGCTTCGGCGACGTCGAGGTGCAGGTCCTCCCCTTCCTCGGCGAGCAGGCCACCGCCACCGCGCTCGTCTATCCCGAGGTGCGCAACGCCGGAAACACCTACGCCATCCGCACCCCCGAGCTCTCGGCGGCCTTCCTCGCCGACACCGGCCACGACCCCCTCGGCCACATGACCGACGTCGCCGCCGAGGCCCGGGAGCGCTTCGGTCCGGTGGATCTGCTCTTCGGCGGGATGCGCGCCTTCCGGATCCACCCGGTGCTCTACCCCTTCACCACCCTCGACGCCTTCCTGCTCAACGTGCCGCTGGAGCTGGCCGGCGTGCAGCAGCAGCTGATGAACGACGCCGGCGAGCTCCTCGACACCGCGGCCCGCTTCGGCGCACGCTTCGTCGTCCCCTACGCCGACGGCGGCGCGCCCTGGTACTGGCGCGAGGGGATGGGCCCCGCCTACCGCGGCTACCCGGCCTACGAGGGCTTCCGCGAGGCGCCGGAGAACGCGATCGAGGACGAGCAGAGCGATCCCTTCCCCGAGCGCCTGGCGGAGGTGGCGGCGCAGCGCCCTGCAGGTGGGCCGGAAGCGCTGGTGCTCCGCCCCGGCGACGACCTCCGCCTCGAGGGTGGCAGGCCACACATCCGCCGCCATCCCGGCCACGCCTGGCCCTGGAGCGAAGACCCGCGGGGCTGA
- the mltG gene encoding endolytic transglycosylase MltG: MKKFFLALVALILLGGLGAGGAFVWAGKAVQTPLRPGAEPVEFTVPKGATGQALGAQLAEAGLITDARLWRFHLWRRGGLAAKAGRFSLSPGMSAAEIARALEGAPLADDKPFVIVEGWRLRDTDAALAAAGWIEPGAYIAAASSGKGYTAPFELPKGSLEGYLYPETYALAPEGFDVRWLVQRQLDTFTRRFWEAHRDEVKKSGRSLHDVVVMASLLEREEPLPAQRPLVAGILWKRIDANVPLGVDATSRYELREWNDRKAFLKRLRDPQDPWNTRTRAGLPPGPIGSPTVDSLQAALRPKKSEFWYYLHDANRILRPSRNAAEHEALRRKYNVY, from the coding sequence ATGAAGAAGTTCTTCCTGGCCCTCGTGGCCCTGATCCTCCTCGGCGGCCTCGGTGCAGGCGGCGCCTTCGTCTGGGCCGGCAAGGCAGTGCAGACCCCCCTTCGCCCAGGCGCCGAGCCGGTGGAGTTCACCGTGCCGAAGGGCGCCACCGGCCAGGCCCTCGGCGCGCAGCTCGCCGAGGCGGGCCTCATCACCGACGCCCGCCTCTGGCGCTTCCATCTCTGGCGCCGCGGCGGTCTCGCCGCCAAGGCCGGCCGCTTCTCCCTCTCGCCGGGGATGAGCGCCGCGGAGATCGCCCGGGCCCTCGAGGGCGCGCCGCTGGCGGACGACAAGCCCTTCGTCATCGTCGAGGGCTGGCGCCTGCGCGACACCGACGCCGCCCTCGCCGCCGCCGGCTGGATCGAGCCCGGCGCCTACATCGCCGCTGCGAGCAGTGGCAAGGGCTACACCGCGCCCTTCGAGCTGCCGAAGGGGAGCCTCGAGGGCTACCTCTACCCCGAGACCTACGCCCTCGCGCCCGAAGGCTTCGACGTGCGCTGGCTGGTGCAGCGGCAGCTCGACACCTTCACCCGGCGCTTCTGGGAGGCGCATCGCGACGAGGTGAAGAAGAGCGGTCGCAGCCTCCACGACGTGGTGGTGATGGCCTCCCTCCTCGAGCGCGAAGAGCCGCTCCCGGCGCAGCGCCCGCTGGTGGCCGGGATCCTCTGGAAGCGGATCGACGCCAACGTGCCCCTCGGCGTGGACGCCACCTCGCGCTACGAGCTGCGGGAGTGGAACGACCGCAAGGCCTTCCTGAAGCGCCTGCGCGATCCCCAGGATCCGTGGAATACCCGCACCCGCGCCGGCCTGCCCCCGGGGCCGATCGGCTCGCCCACCGTCGACTCGCTCCAGGCGGCGCTGCGGCCGAAGAAGAGCGAGTTCTGGTACTACCTCCACGACGCGAACCGGATCCTGCGCCCCTCCAGAAACGCAGCGGAGCACGAGGCGCTGCGCCGGAAATACAACGTCTACTGA